The following proteins come from a genomic window of Emys orbicularis isolate rEmyOrb1 chromosome 9, rEmyOrb1.hap1, whole genome shotgun sequence:
- the LOC135883906 gene encoding transcription cofactor HES-6-like produces MAPSSRPSKSRPSREEEDFCDARGGDRKARKPLVEKKRRARINESLQELRLILADTEFQAKMENAEVLELTVKRVQGVLQSRSLESDKLHREASERFAAGYIQCMHEVHTFVSNCPGIDSTVAAELLNHLLESMPLNEGSFQDLIADVLSEPSITPWPGSEGLSQPAAVSPAALSLASPTSALLSPSSSEETCSDLEETEAEQSPASPAGLDSSRTHNVPSPSFSKSMWRPW; encoded by the exons ATGGCCCCGTCCTCTCGGCCCAGCAAGAGCCGGCCCAGCCGGGAGGAGGAGGATTTCTGTGACGCGAGAGGGGGGGACAGGAAG gCCAGGAAGCCGCTGGTGGAGAAGAAGCGGCGAGCGCGGATCAACGAGAGCCTGCAGGAGCTGCGGCTCATCCTGGCCGACACGGAG TTTCAGGCGAAGATGGAGAATGCCGAGGTGCTGGAGCTGACCGTGAAGCGGGTGCAGGGCGTGCTGCAGAGCCGGTCCCTCG AAAGTGACAAGCTCCACCGGGAGGCCAGCGAGCGGTTTGCAGCCGGGTACATTCAGTGCATGCACGAAGTCCATACCTTCGTCTCCAACTGCCCGGGGATTGATTCCACCGTTGCTGCGGAGCTGCTGAACCACCTGCTGGAGTCCATGCCTCTCAACGAAGGCAGTTTCCAGGACTTGATTGCGGATGTTTTGTCAGAACCCTCCATCACCCCGTGgcctggcagtgaggggctcTCCCAACCAGCAGCGGTgtcccctgctgctctgagcctAGCCAGCCCCACTTCAGCTCTTCTATCCCCTTCCTCCAGTGAAGAGACCTGCTCTGATCTGGAAGAGACAGAGGCCGAGCAAAGCCCGGCCTCCCCAGCTGGACTGGACAGTTCCAGGACACACAATGTGCCTTCACCTAGCTTTTCCAAATCTATGTGGAGACCTTGGTAA